In Arthrobacter citreus, a genomic segment contains:
- a CDS encoding aliphatic sulfonate ABC transporter substrate-binding protein, with protein sequence MNSRSFTTSVPSPLKALAAAAAAASLLLTGCVAGEDSESAANAGAADGGTLTLDFATYNPLSLIIKDQGWLEETLAEDGVTVEWVQSAGSNKANENLRSGAVDIGSTAGSAALLNRANGSPIKAIDVFSQPEWSALVVGADSEITSVADLKGKSVAATKGTDPYFFLVQALDEAGLSLSDVTVEQLQHADGRTALENGSVDAWAGLDPIMAGAEQSGAKLIYRNLDFNTYGILAANEDFLEADPEQAQAVVNAYEKARAWAAENPDETARILADVAGLDPAVAQTVVLERSNLDVDPAPGDAQRSVLEKIGPTLVETGDVADQAKIDTALESLFDDSFVRSAAPDAVKES encoded by the coding sequence CTGCTGACCGGCTGCGTGGCCGGCGAGGACAGTGAATCCGCCGCGAACGCCGGCGCCGCCGACGGCGGAACCCTCACCCTGGACTTCGCGACCTACAACCCGCTCAGCCTGATCATCAAGGACCAGGGCTGGCTGGAGGAGACCCTCGCCGAGGACGGCGTCACCGTGGAATGGGTGCAGTCGGCCGGTTCCAACAAGGCGAACGAAAACCTGCGGTCCGGCGCCGTGGACATCGGGTCAACGGCCGGGTCCGCAGCCCTGCTCAACCGTGCCAACGGCTCCCCGATCAAGGCCATCGACGTCTTCTCCCAGCCGGAGTGGTCCGCGCTGGTGGTTGGCGCGGATTCGGAGATCACCTCCGTGGCGGACCTCAAGGGCAAGTCCGTGGCAGCCACGAAGGGCACGGACCCCTACTTCTTCCTGGTGCAGGCACTGGATGAGGCCGGGCTGAGCCTCTCGGACGTCACCGTGGAGCAGCTGCAACACGCTGACGGGCGGACGGCACTGGAAAACGGGTCCGTGGACGCGTGGGCCGGCCTGGATCCGATCATGGCCGGCGCGGAACAAAGCGGAGCCAAGCTGATCTACCGGAATTTGGACTTCAACACCTACGGCATCCTGGCCGCCAACGAGGACTTCCTTGAAGCGGATCCCGAGCAGGCCCAGGCCGTGGTCAACGCCTACGAGAAGGCCCGGGCCTGGGCCGCGGAAAACCCGGACGAAACCGCGCGGATCCTGGCCGACGTCGCCGGCCTGGACCCGGCCGTGGCGCAGACCGTGGTGCTCGAACGCAGCAACCTCGACGTGGACCCGGCCCCGGGCGATGCGCAGCGCAGCGTACTGGAGAAGATCGGGCCCACGCTCGTGGAAACCGGAGACGTCGCGGATCAGGCCAAGATCGACACCGCCCTGGAGAGCCTGTTTGACGACTCCTTCGTCCGCAGCGCCGCACCGGATGCGGTCAAGGAGTCCTGA
- a CDS encoding O-acetylhomoserine aminocarboxypropyltransferase/cysteine synthase family protein: MSERQFGFRTRALHAGGTPDATHGARAVPIYQTTSFVFKDTDDAANLFSLQKYGNIYSRIGNPTVAAFEERIASLEGGIGAVATASGMSAEFVTFAALCGAGDHIVAAAQLYGGTVTQLDVTLRRFGIDTTFVPGTDPADYAAAIRENTKAVYAEVVANPSGEVTDIAALAKVAHDAGVPLILDATLSTPYLVRPFEHGADIVIHSATKFLGGHGTTLGGVVVESGKFNWGNGKFPAMTEPVASYGNISWWGNFGEYGFLTKLRSEQLRDIGPTLSATSAFALLQGVETLPQRLDEHLKNAQAVAEWLEADERVSWVSYAGLPSHPHFDRARKYLPKGPGSVFSFGVRGGREAGKTFIEALQLASHLANVGDSRTLVIHPGSTTHGQLSSEQLSAAGVAEDLVRISVGLEDLEDILWDLDQALDAAVTAEDSAPALPAVPTFEEPARVS; encoded by the coding sequence ATGAGTGAGCGCCAATTCGGCTTCCGGACCCGTGCCCTGCACGCCGGAGGCACCCCCGATGCCACGCACGGTGCACGGGCCGTGCCCATCTACCAGACCACGTCCTTTGTCTTCAAGGACACCGACGACGCCGCCAACCTCTTCTCGCTGCAGAAGTACGGCAATATCTACTCCCGAATCGGCAACCCCACCGTGGCTGCCTTCGAGGAACGCATCGCCTCCCTCGAGGGCGGAATCGGAGCGGTGGCGACGGCGTCGGGCATGTCCGCGGAATTCGTCACCTTCGCCGCGCTCTGCGGCGCCGGCGACCACATTGTCGCCGCCGCGCAGCTCTACGGCGGCACGGTCACGCAGCTGGACGTGACGCTGCGCCGCTTCGGCATCGACACCACCTTTGTCCCCGGCACCGACCCTGCCGACTACGCCGCCGCGATCCGGGAAAACACCAAGGCCGTGTATGCCGAGGTCGTGGCCAACCCCAGCGGCGAGGTCACCGACATCGCCGCCCTCGCCAAGGTGGCGCACGACGCCGGTGTGCCGCTGATCCTGGACGCCACCCTGAGCACTCCCTATCTGGTCCGGCCGTTTGAGCACGGCGCGGATATTGTGATCCACTCAGCCACCAAGTTCCTCGGCGGCCACGGCACCACCCTGGGCGGAGTGGTGGTGGAATCCGGCAAGTTCAACTGGGGCAACGGCAAGTTCCCGGCCATGACCGAGCCGGTGGCCAGCTACGGCAACATCTCCTGGTGGGGAAACTTTGGCGAATACGGGTTCCTCACCAAGCTGCGCTCCGAACAGCTGCGCGACATTGGGCCCACGCTCAGCGCAACCTCGGCATTTGCCCTGCTGCAGGGGGTGGAAACCCTTCCGCAGCGCCTGGATGAACACCTCAAAAACGCGCAGGCCGTGGCCGAATGGCTCGAGGCCGATGAGCGGGTGTCCTGGGTCAGCTACGCGGGACTGCCGTCCCACCCGCACTTTGACCGGGCCCGGAAATACCTGCCCAAGGGGCCGGGATCGGTGTTCAGCTTCGGGGTCCGCGGCGGCCGGGAAGCCGGCAAGACCTTCATTGAGGCACTGCAGCTGGCCTCGCATTTGGCCAACGTGGGCGATTCCCGGACGCTGGTCATCCATCCAGGCTCCACCACGCATGGACAGCTGTCCTCGGAGCAGCTGTCCGCCGCCGGCGTTGCCGAGGACCTGGTCCGGATTTCCGTGGGTTTGGAGGACCTCGAGGACATCCTCTGGGACCTGGACCAGGCGCTGGACGCGGCAGTAACCGCCGAAGACAGCGCCCCTGCCCTACCTGCTGTTCCGACCTTTGAGGAGCCCGCCCGTGTCAGCTGA
- a CDS encoding DUF2804 domain-containing protein, with amino-acid sequence MDELTLPTDLTLARGTLNPQAVGYSRAPLHRTPLPDGPAGRLRTKRWEYWGILSPELAVGMTIVNLGYAASLQIYVLVRATGEEISIEPLKILPSPADIQLPDTLPPLTAFGSAGDVSLRFHDDGGGTHLRARSPRVAVDLYAPADGDVLGVVVPWSERRFQYTLKDVARRVTGTVTVDGKTFTVGEDAFAVLDRGRGRWPYRTTWTWGAGSGTVNGTRLGLQIGGQWTAGTPATENALIVDGRLHHYDGELEFTYDLTDPESTWTVHGPWIDAVLTPFHRRTSATKLGVISSEIWQAFGSWTGTARTPDGTGYSLNGLTGWVEEARHRW; translated from the coding sequence ATGGACGAACTCACGCTGCCGACCGACCTGACTCTTGCCCGCGGAACCCTGAATCCGCAGGCCGTGGGCTACTCCCGCGCCCCGCTGCACCGCACCCCGCTGCCGGACGGACCTGCGGGCCGGTTGCGGACCAAGCGCTGGGAGTACTGGGGGATTTTGTCCCCCGAGCTGGCGGTTGGCATGACCATCGTGAATCTTGGGTACGCGGCCAGCCTGCAGATTTATGTCCTGGTCCGGGCCACCGGGGAGGAAATCAGCATCGAGCCGCTGAAGATCCTTCCCTCCCCCGCCGACATCCAGCTCCCGGACACGCTGCCTCCGCTGACGGCGTTCGGGTCCGCCGGCGATGTGTCGCTGCGCTTCCATGACGACGGCGGCGGCACTCACCTGCGGGCGCGTTCACCGCGGGTTGCGGTGGATCTGTACGCACCGGCCGACGGCGATGTGCTGGGCGTGGTGGTGCCCTGGTCCGAGCGCCGGTTCCAGTACACGCTCAAGGATGTGGCCCGCCGGGTTACCGGCACCGTCACCGTGGACGGCAAGACCTTCACCGTGGGCGAAGACGCGTTTGCCGTGCTGGACCGGGGCCGTGGCCGCTGGCCCTACCGGACCACATGGACCTGGGGCGCGGGGTCGGGAACCGTGAACGGCACCCGGCTTGGACTGCAGATTGGCGGGCAGTGGACGGCAGGAACTCCGGCCACCGAAAACGCCCTCATTGTGGACGGACGGCTGCATCACTACGACGGCGAACTGGAGTTCACGTATGACCTCACCGATCCTGAGTCCACCTGGACGGTTCATGGTCCGTGGATCGATGCCGTGCTGACGCCGTTCCACCGCCGGACCTCGGCCACCAAGCTTGGCGTGATCTCGTCCGAAATCTGGCAGGCGTTTGGCTCCTGGACGGGAACGGCCCGGACTCCGGACGGGACCGGGTATTCGCTGAACGGACTGACCGGCTGGGTCGAGGAGGCCCGGCACCGCTGGTAA
- a CDS encoding VOC family protein — translation MATVISSIAIDALSPPLLARFWTQALGYRVLESNDADVISLAPADGTGPDIDIIPVPEPKSVKNRLHLDLRAAGGSTQEQEVERLLALGAVRADVGQGSAVDWVVLADPEGNEFCVLRRSAEEAALDVPATLDTSAASSTGKAPQP, via the coding sequence ATGGCCACCGTCATTTCATCCATTGCCATCGACGCACTGAGTCCACCCCTGCTGGCACGATTCTGGACCCAGGCGCTGGGCTACCGGGTCCTGGAGAGCAACGACGCCGACGTGATTTCCCTGGCCCCTGCTGACGGCACCGGGCCGGACATTGACATCATTCCGGTGCCAGAGCCAAAATCCGTCAAGAACCGGCTGCATCTGGACCTCCGGGCGGCCGGGGGCAGCACTCAGGAGCAGGAAGTGGAACGGCTGCTCGCACTGGGCGCGGTGCGCGCCGACGTCGGCCAGGGGTCAGCGGTGGACTGGGTAGTGTTGGCCGATCCGGAGGGCAACGAATTCTGCGTGCTCCGCCGTTCCGCGGAGGAAGCCGCCCTGGATGTGCCGGCAACTCTGGACACGTCGGCCGCCTCCTCAACAGGGAAGGCCCCGCAGCCTTAG
- a CDS encoding RNA polymerase sigma factor, protein MAKTLTEDVLRAAAAGEPGALRKIYNVLAPSILAYLTGKGCEDPEGLTQDVFLTVFGKLDTLTGGLSGMRTFAFSVAHARMVDDARRRERQPVLAQFHPSADVRSTVSAEETVLESGAGVAELLEGLTPRQQEVLLLRVVGDQSIEESARIMGCSVGAVKQLQSRALKILKERLEQERKEEPVHEQIA, encoded by the coding sequence TTGGCGAAAACCCTGACGGAGGACGTCCTCCGTGCCGCCGCTGCCGGAGAGCCGGGGGCGCTGCGCAAAATCTATAATGTGCTGGCTCCGTCAATCCTCGCCTACCTCACGGGCAAAGGCTGCGAGGACCCGGAGGGCTTAACCCAGGACGTTTTTCTCACTGTTTTCGGGAAACTGGACACCCTCACCGGCGGCTTGTCCGGCATGCGCACCTTCGCCTTTTCCGTGGCCCACGCACGCATGGTCGATGACGCTCGGCGGCGCGAGCGGCAACCGGTGCTGGCTCAGTTCCATCCCTCCGCTGACGTCCGGTCCACCGTTTCGGCCGAGGAGACGGTGCTTGAATCAGGAGCCGGAGTTGCAGAGCTGCTTGAAGGCCTGACCCCGCGGCAGCAGGAAGTTCTTCTGCTGCGCGTAGTGGGCGACCAATCGATTGAGGAATCAGCCCGAATCATGGGCTGCAGTGTTGGAGCCGTAAAGCAGCTCCAAAGCAGGGCGCTGAAGATCTTAAAGGAACGGTTGGAACAGGAACGAAAGGAGGAGCCAGTTCATGAACAAATCGCCTGA
- a CDS encoding carbon-nitrogen hydrolase family protein produces the protein MLVSVGQFSPTGDVAENLDVMRTLAAKARADGAELIVFPEESMFSVGRVDGPLAAAVDAGWTTFVQQLSLLAAELGIAIVAGGYESSGEDRPFNTLVLIEATGRIADTYRKLHLYDAFSYSESTRIKPGDGGVKVVELGGIKVGLMTCYDIRFPELARALTDKGADLLAVPAAWFKGEHKIEHWETLLKARAIENTVWVAAAGTSSRHTVGHSAILDPMGVPQAFLSDESEAVVTADVTRKRIDDVREFLPVLKNRRFEANDRIVSAL, from the coding sequence ATGTTGGTGAGCGTTGGCCAGTTCAGTCCCACGGGCGATGTTGCGGAGAACCTTGACGTGATGCGCACCCTGGCTGCCAAGGCCAGGGCCGACGGCGCCGAGCTGATCGTTTTTCCCGAGGAATCAATGTTCAGTGTTGGCAGGGTTGACGGTCCGCTGGCCGCGGCGGTCGACGCCGGCTGGACCACCTTCGTGCAGCAGCTGTCGCTGCTGGCCGCCGAGCTGGGCATCGCCATTGTTGCCGGCGGTTATGAATCCAGCGGTGAGGACCGGCCGTTCAACACGCTGGTGCTGATTGAGGCCACCGGCCGGATTGCCGACACCTACCGGAAACTGCACCTGTATGACGCCTTCAGCTACTCGGAGTCCACCCGGATCAAGCCCGGCGACGGCGGCGTCAAGGTGGTGGAACTGGGCGGCATCAAAGTGGGGCTCATGACCTGTTACGACATCCGGTTCCCCGAACTCGCGCGGGCTCTGACGGATAAGGGCGCTGACCTGCTGGCGGTTCCCGCCGCCTGGTTCAAGGGCGAACACAAGATTGAGCACTGGGAAACCCTGCTGAAAGCCAGGGCCATCGAAAATACGGTGTGGGTGGCCGCGGCGGGCACCTCCAGCCGCCACACCGTGGGGCACTCGGCGATCCTTGATCCGATGGGCGTGCCGCAGGCCTTCCTGAGTGATGAGTCCGAGGCAGTGGTCACGGCCGACGTGACCCGCAAGCGCATTGATGACGTCCGGGAGTTCCTGCCGGTGCTCAAAAACCGCCGTTTTGAAGCCAACGACCGGATTGTTTCAGCGCTTTAA
- the acs gene encoding acetate--CoA ligase, with the protein MGLTSTVTADPITEAERIAFWEAAAGRLQWEQPWHTAHTFTPPQRLSGPEIPEADADYSIPAIEWFTGGTLNVAVNCVDRHVAAGRGDKVALHFEGEPGDRRTVTYADLQRDVCRAANALLALGIGRGDRVVIYLPVIVETIVITLACARIGAVHSLVFGGFSAEALKFRVEDTGAKLLVTTDGQFRRGAAVPVKDNADTAVSGTNAIEHVLVVRRTGSAISWTEGRDLWWHETVDTAADLHEPEAFDAETPLFIMYTSGTTGKPKGLVHTMGGYLTQASWSYEYLFANPDPDARERDVHWCTADLAWVTAHTYEIYGPLSNGATQVIFEGTPNTPHPGRHFEIIERYKVTSYYTAPTLVRSLMGWFPDGVPSGHDLSSIRLLGTVGEAVNPEAWRWLREQLGRGEVPVIDTWWQSETGATILSPRPTDAEFKPGCASRALPGVSTRIVDIDGNPVPPNTQGFIVVDQTGPAMARGVWGDPQRYLSSYWRQYARQGWFLAGDGAKYDDDGHIWILGRTDDVLNVSGHRLSTIEIESALVSHPWVTEAGVCPVPDPKTGHAITAFVVLSPAAAAALPEAGPEDPAFTRRVAVELRAHISREIGPIAKPAAVVVVPDVPKTRSGKIMRRLLTQLFEGTALGDTTSLQNEPCIPDIARICAARNGADQ; encoded by the coding sequence ATGGGCCTGACATCCACGGTTACCGCGGACCCCATCACCGAAGCCGAGCGCATCGCGTTTTGGGAAGCCGCAGCCGGGCGGCTCCAGTGGGAGCAGCCGTGGCACACCGCGCACACGTTTACTCCCCCGCAGCGCCTCAGCGGACCGGAAATCCCCGAGGCCGACGCCGACTACAGCATCCCCGCCATTGAATGGTTCACCGGCGGCACCCTCAACGTGGCAGTGAACTGCGTGGACCGGCACGTGGCTGCCGGCCGCGGCGACAAAGTGGCACTTCACTTCGAGGGCGAACCCGGAGACCGCCGCACCGTCACCTATGCCGATCTGCAGCGGGACGTTTGCCGCGCCGCGAACGCTCTGCTGGCGCTGGGCATTGGCCGGGGTGACCGCGTGGTGATTTACCTGCCGGTGATCGTGGAAACCATTGTCATCACGCTGGCCTGCGCCCGGATTGGCGCCGTGCATTCGCTGGTGTTCGGCGGTTTCTCCGCCGAGGCGCTGAAGTTCCGGGTCGAGGACACGGGCGCCAAGCTGCTGGTCACCACCGACGGCCAGTTCCGCCGCGGCGCCGCAGTGCCGGTCAAGGACAACGCCGACACCGCGGTGTCCGGAACCAACGCCATCGAGCACGTGCTGGTGGTCCGCCGCACCGGATCCGCGATCAGCTGGACCGAGGGCCGCGACCTCTGGTGGCACGAGACCGTGGACACCGCCGCGGACCTGCACGAACCGGAAGCCTTCGACGCGGAGACGCCGCTGTTCATCATGTACACCTCCGGCACCACCGGAAAGCCCAAGGGCCTGGTGCACACCATGGGCGGCTATCTGACGCAGGCATCCTGGAGCTACGAGTACCTCTTCGCCAACCCGGATCCGGACGCCCGCGAGCGCGATGTGCACTGGTGCACCGCGGATCTGGCCTGGGTCACCGCCCACACCTACGAGATCTACGGCCCGCTGTCCAACGGCGCCACCCAGGTCATCTTCGAGGGCACGCCGAACACTCCGCATCCGGGCCGGCACTTCGAAATCATCGAGCGGTACAAGGTCACCAGCTACTACACCGCGCCCACCCTGGTCCGGTCCCTGATGGGCTGGTTCCCGGACGGTGTTCCGTCCGGCCATGACCTCTCCTCCATCCGGCTGCTGGGCACCGTGGGCGAAGCGGTCAACCCCGAGGCCTGGCGCTGGCTGCGTGAACAGCTGGGCCGCGGGGAGGTGCCGGTGATCGACACCTGGTGGCAGTCCGAAACCGGCGCCACCATCCTGTCCCCGCGTCCCACCGACGCGGAGTTCAAGCCCGGCTGCGCATCCCGCGCCCTGCCGGGAGTGAGCACCCGGATCGTGGACATTGACGGGAACCCGGTGCCCCCGAACACGCAGGGCTTCATAGTGGTGGATCAAACCGGCCCGGCCATGGCCCGCGGGGTCTGGGGTGACCCGCAGCGTTACCTGTCCTCCTACTGGCGGCAGTATGCGCGGCAGGGCTGGTTCCTGGCCGGCGACGGCGCGAAATACGACGACGACGGCCACATCTGGATTCTTGGCCGCACCGACGACGTGCTCAACGTCTCCGGGCACCGGTTGTCCACCATTGAGATTGAGTCAGCCCTCGTCTCGCATCCCTGGGTCACCGAAGCGGGTGTGTGCCCGGTGCCGGATCCTAAAACGGGGCACGCCATCACGGCGTTTGTGGTCCTGTCCCCGGCAGCGGCTGCCGCACTGCCTGAGGCAGGGCCGGAGGATCCTGCGTTCACCCGGCGGGTCGCTGTTGAGCTGCGCGCCCACATCTCCCGGGAGATCGGGCCCATCGCCAAGCCGGCCGCCGTCGTCGTCGTTCCCGATGTGCCCAAGACCCGCTCCGGGAAAATCATGCGCCGGCTCCTGACCCAGCTGTTCGAGGGCACGGCACTGGGCGATACAACGAGCCTGCAGAATGAACCCTGCATCCCGGACATCGCCCGGATTTGTGCCGCCCGGAACGGAGCCGATCAGTGA
- the mscL gene encoding large conductance mechanosensitive channel protein MscL — MLKGFKDFIMKGNVLDLAVAVIIGAAFTTVVNALVNSVLMPFISGLVGSPNFDSFAAVNFNGNQIQFGVLLTAVVNFLLIAAAVYFAIVLPMNKMIERRNRRLGITPEQSADPQVMLLTEIRDALTSQPPNGTAQSQEGPKH, encoded by the coding sequence ATGCTAAAGGGATTTAAAGACTTCATCATGAAGGGCAATGTCCTGGACCTGGCGGTTGCCGTCATCATCGGCGCAGCGTTTACGACCGTCGTCAACGCCCTGGTCAATTCGGTGCTTATGCCGTTCATCTCCGGGCTCGTCGGTTCGCCGAACTTCGACAGTTTCGCGGCGGTTAACTTTAACGGAAACCAGATTCAGTTCGGGGTCCTGCTGACCGCCGTCGTGAACTTCCTGCTCATCGCGGCGGCCGTCTACTTTGCGATCGTGCTGCCGATGAACAAGATGATCGAGCGACGCAACCGCAGGCTTGGAATCACCCCGGAACAGAGCGCGGATCCGCAGGTGATGCTGCTGACCGAAATCCGGGATGCGCTCACTTCGCAGCCACCGAACGGAACAGCACAGTCCCAGGAGGGACCGAAACACTAA
- a CDS encoding CueP family metal-binding protein, with product MNFTRLILPVAALLLATGCAAGPDNSETNSRDLLREHGLEEASTSEVIEQLDRTNEDRSTGLSASVTYDSVILQDKGQETILALPENQFYLAVAPWTTTTHDCFHHSLSGCQGELSNTPVQVRITGADGTVLVDESTSTYDNGFAGFWLPKDITGSLHITSAAGTATQDFSTFEDDPTCITTMRLV from the coding sequence ATGAATTTCACGCGCCTCATCCTGCCCGTTGCCGCACTGCTGCTGGCCACGGGCTGCGCCGCCGGCCCGGACAACAGTGAAACGAACAGCCGCGACCTGCTGCGCGAGCATGGGTTGGAGGAGGCCAGCACCTCGGAAGTCATTGAACAGCTGGACCGCACCAATGAGGACCGGTCCACGGGCCTCTCCGCCTCCGTGACCTATGATTCGGTCATCCTCCAGGACAAGGGGCAGGAGACCATCCTGGCTCTGCCGGAGAATCAGTTCTATCTGGCCGTGGCACCTTGGACAACCACCACCCACGACTGTTTCCACCACAGCCTCTCCGGATGCCAGGGCGAACTCAGCAACACCCCCGTGCAGGTGCGGATCACCGGCGCCGACGGAACGGTGCTGGTGGATGAAAGCACCAGCACCTATGACAACGGCTTTGCCGGCTTCTGGCTGCCGAAGGACATCACCGGGTCCCTGCACATCACGTCCGCTGCAGGCACTGCAACCCAGGACTTCAGCACTTTCGAGGACGATCCCACCTGCATCACCACAATGCGGCTGGTCTAA
- a CDS encoding CoA-binding protein → MSAETTTEVRTWDGPSAPERLALLRRAKSIAIVGASDKPSRASYFVATYLLSSSPYTVYFVNPVAKEILGRPVYASLADLPEVPDIVDVFRRHDDLPTVLEESIAVGAKTLWLQLGSWHEEVARAAENAGMDVVMDRCVKIEHARFHGGLNLAGFNTGVISSKRQLTA, encoded by the coding sequence GTGTCAGCTGAAACAACAACCGAAGTGCGGACCTGGGACGGCCCCAGCGCACCGGAACGGCTGGCGCTGCTCCGCCGGGCCAAATCCATTGCCATTGTTGGCGCTTCGGACAAACCGTCCCGCGCGTCGTACTTCGTGGCAACCTACTTGCTCTCGTCCTCGCCGTACACCGTCTATTTCGTGAACCCGGTGGCCAAGGAAATCCTGGGCCGCCCCGTTTACGCCTCGCTGGCGGACCTGCCGGAAGTGCCGGACATCGTGGACGTGTTCCGCCGCCATGATGACCTGCCGACAGTGCTGGAGGAATCCATCGCCGTGGGCGCGAAAACACTGTGGCTGCAGCTCGGTTCCTGGCACGAGGAGGTGGCCCGGGCCGCCGAGAATGCCGGCATGGACGTGGTGATGGACCGCTGCGTGAAGATTGAGCACGCCCGGTTCCACGGCGGGTTGAACCTGGCCGGCTTCAACACCGGCGTCATTTCCTCCAAGCGGCAGCTCACCGCTTAG
- a CDS encoding ABC transporter permease, translated as MPNIGNPYLSGNSVVPTSRAGLAATGAAGTGPAPAPGGPQRDAAAAGALSRRWVRLSLGLVVPAVLLAAWQLSTAAGVFTAVQLPSPTAVYTAAIDLLDRGQLGLHIAISTQRVLIGFAIGALLGLALGALLGLSRLADILLGPAIGALRAVPSLAWVPLLILWLKIGEDSKITLIAIGAFFPVFTTVSLALRHVDRNLVEAARAFGLNGLKLLRTVQLPAVVPAVFSGLRLALAQAWLFLVAAELIASSMGLGFLLIDSQNNGRTDRLLLAIVLLAVIGKLTDAILGVAEKWAVAKWA; from the coding sequence ATGCCGAATATCGGAAACCCGTACCTCTCGGGAAACAGTGTTGTTCCCACATCCCGGGCCGGCCTGGCCGCCACCGGAGCGGCAGGAACCGGGCCGGCACCCGCTCCCGGCGGGCCGCAGCGGGACGCCGCAGCAGCCGGCGCGCTGTCCCGCCGCTGGGTGCGGCTTTCGCTGGGCCTCGTGGTTCCCGCCGTCCTGCTCGCGGCCTGGCAGCTGAGCACGGCCGCCGGCGTTTTCACAGCAGTTCAGCTGCCCTCCCCCACAGCCGTTTACACCGCGGCCATCGACCTCTTGGACCGCGGCCAGCTTGGCCTGCACATTGCCATTTCCACTCAGCGGGTGCTCATCGGCTTTGCTATCGGCGCCCTGCTGGGGCTGGCACTGGGTGCCCTGCTGGGCCTGTCCCGGCTGGCGGACATCCTGTTGGGTCCGGCCATCGGCGCGCTGCGCGCCGTACCGTCCCTGGCCTGGGTGCCGCTGCTGATCCTGTGGCTGAAGATTGGCGAGGACTCAAAAATCACTTTGATCGCCATCGGCGCGTTCTTTCCGGTGTTCACCACCGTGTCCCTGGCCCTGCGCCACGTGGACCGGAACCTGGTCGAAGCCGCCCGCGCCTTTGGCCTCAACGGGCTGAAGCTGCTCAGGACGGTGCAGCTGCCCGCCGTCGTCCCGGCTGTCTTCTCCGGCCTGCGGCTGGCGCTGGCCCAGGCTTGGCTGTTCCTGGTTGCCGCTGAACTTATTGCCTCGTCCATGGGCCTGGGCTTCCTGTTGATCGATTCGCAGAACAACGGACGCACCGACCGCCTGCTGCTGGCCATCGTGCTGCTGGCCGTCATCGGCAAACTGACCGATGCCATCCTCGGCGTGGCCGAAAAATGGGCGGTGGCAAAATGGGCCTGA